One window of Hymenobacter sp. BRD128 genomic DNA carries:
- a CDS encoding TonB-dependent receptor, with protein MTASAQAQTTGTVQGRVINSGGGTVEAVSVGLQGQPVGDITDEQGRFQLRRVAPGTYTLVVSAVGLKTEEQQVTVTAGQTATIKVTLAESAAELKEVVVSGNRTNRFSRPNSVDVAKMPLKNVENPQVYSTVTKELLTEQLVFTADDATRNVPGIQRMWEATGRAGDGSSYYTMRGFVVQSQLRNGLAGNVTNTIDAANLEKLEVIKGPSGTLYGSSLTSYGGLLNRVTKRAYDHLGGELSYAGGSYHFNRAALDLNTPLNPAKTILLRVNGAWNYEQSFQTAGFARTYAVAPSLTIRPSERLSITLDGELQTGTGTIKQTFFPAGTAASLGASRADELPLDYRQAYTGDGLWAKSRSVNLFGQVNYQLAPAWRSSTNFTSSNSYSDGGGTYFYLRGNRRGLASQDSLERRSQNTRDSRANLLEVQQLFNGDFQLGSLRNRVVLGLDFLHLRNNQLFEDYGFDVVPVRAGYTYSNFTGAALQATYPTNPPGSYPITNERNTYSAFVSNVLTITDRLNVLAAVRVDRFANKGGVLYSAEAGYNQTAFSPKFGAVYQLVPEQLSVFANFQNSFRNPGFYTTADAAHPTQPISVTARLEQANQVEAGVKFDRLGGRFTATLSVYDIYVKNLLRYDPSVGSFYAQTQNGEQASRGVEVDIIANPVAGLNLVGGFAYNHSELVASTADEQGRRPNTAGSPVLANLWVSYRFANGPLRGLGAGAGGTYASDNRIQNTTSSVFILPAYTVLNASVFYDRPRYRLSVKADNLTNTHYWIGYSTINPQKLRSLIGQVALKF; from the coding sequence ATGACCGCGTCGGCCCAGGCCCAAACCACTGGCACCGTGCAGGGCCGCGTCATCAACAGCGGCGGCGGCACCGTGGAGGCCGTGAGCGTGGGCCTGCAGGGCCAGCCAGTAGGCGACATTACCGACGAGCAGGGACGCTTCCAGCTTCGGCGCGTGGCACCAGGCACCTACACCCTGGTGGTGTCGGCGGTGGGCCTCAAAACCGAGGAGCAGCAGGTGACCGTGACGGCTGGCCAAACGGCCACGATAAAAGTGACGCTGGCCGAGAGCGCCGCCGAGCTGAAGGAAGTGGTGGTGAGCGGCAACCGTACCAACCGCTTCAGCCGCCCCAACAGCGTGGACGTGGCCAAGATGCCGCTCAAAAACGTCGAAAACCCGCAGGTGTACAGCACCGTTACCAAGGAGCTGCTTACTGAGCAGCTGGTATTTACGGCCGACGATGCCACGCGCAACGTGCCGGGCATTCAGCGAATGTGGGAGGCTACCGGCCGGGCCGGCGACGGCAGCAGCTACTACACCATGCGCGGCTTTGTAGTGCAGTCGCAGCTGCGCAACGGGCTGGCGGGCAACGTCACGAATACCATCGACGCGGCCAACCTGGAGAAGTTGGAAGTTATCAAAGGGCCGTCGGGCACGCTTTACGGCAGCTCGCTCACCTCCTACGGCGGCCTGCTCAACCGCGTCACCAAGCGCGCCTACGACCACCTGGGCGGCGAGCTGAGCTACGCGGGCGGCAGCTACCACTTCAACCGCGCGGCGCTGGATTTGAACACGCCACTCAATCCGGCCAAGACCATCCTGCTTCGGGTAAACGGGGCCTGGAACTACGAGCAGAGCTTCCAGACGGCCGGCTTTGCGCGCACCTACGCCGTAGCCCCTAGCCTCACCATTCGGCCCAGCGAGCGGCTGAGCATTACCCTCGATGGCGAGCTGCAGACGGGCACAGGCACGATCAAGCAAACATTTTTTCCGGCCGGCACGGCGGCTTCGCTAGGCGCCTCGCGGGCCGATGAGCTGCCGCTCGACTACCGCCAGGCATACACCGGCGACGGACTATGGGCCAAGAGCCGCTCGGTCAATCTGTTTGGGCAGGTCAACTACCAGCTGGCGCCGGCCTGGCGCTCCTCCACCAACTTTACGAGCAGCAACAGCTACTCCGACGGTGGAGGCACCTACTTCTACCTGCGGGGCAACCGCCGGGGCCTGGCTAGCCAGGATTCGCTGGAGCGCCGCAGCCAGAACACCCGCGACAGCCGCGCCAACCTGCTGGAAGTGCAGCAGCTGTTCAACGGTGATTTTCAGCTGGGTAGCCTGCGCAACCGCGTGGTGCTGGGCCTGGATTTTCTGCACCTGCGCAACAACCAGCTGTTTGAAGACTACGGCTTTGACGTGGTGCCTGTTCGGGCGGGCTACACCTACAGCAATTTTACCGGGGCGGCGCTGCAAGCCACCTACCCCACCAATCCACCCGGCAGCTATCCGATTACTAACGAGCGCAATACATACAGCGCTTTTGTATCGAACGTGCTCACTATCACCGACCGGCTGAACGTGCTGGCCGCCGTGCGCGTCGACCGCTTCGCCAACAAGGGCGGCGTCTTATACAGCGCCGAGGCCGGCTACAACCAAACGGCGTTCTCGCCCAAGTTCGGCGCCGTGTACCAGCTGGTGCCGGAGCAGTTGTCGGTCTTTGCCAACTTCCAGAACAGCTTCCGCAACCCCGGCTTTTACACCACGGCCGATGCCGCCCACCCGACGCAACCCATTTCCGTCACGGCCAGGTTGGAGCAGGCCAATCAGGTTGAGGCCGGCGTGAAATTCGACCGCCTGGGCGGCCGCTTCACGGCTACCCTGAGCGTGTACGATATTTATGTTAAAAACCTGCTGCGCTACGACCCATCGGTGGGCTCGTTCTACGCCCAGACCCAGAACGGCGAGCAGGCTAGCCGCGGCGTGGAAGTAGACATTATTGCCAACCCCGTAGCGGGCCTCAACCTCGTGGGCGGCTTCGCCTACAACCACTCGGAGCTGGTGGCATCGACGGCCGACGAGCAGGGCCGCCGGCCCAATACCGCCGGCTCGCCGGTGCTCGCCAACCTCTGGGTAAGCTACCGCTTTGCCAATGGTCCGCTGCGCGGCCTGGGCGCGGGCGCGGGTGGCACCTACGCCAGCGACAACCGCATTCAGAACACGACGAGCAGCGTGTTTATCCTGCCGGCCTACACGGTTCTCAACGCTAGTGTCTTCTACGACCGGCCGCGCTACCGCCTCTCCGTGAAGGCCGACAACCTCACCAACACGCACTACTGGATTGGCTACAGCACCATCAACCCGCAGAAGCTGCGCAGCCTTATCGGGCAGGTGGCGCTCAAGTTTTAG
- the trpA gene encoding tryptophan synthase subunit alpha: MNRLTHLFQRKTTDVLNVYFTAGFPQLHDTVPILKALQDAGADLVEIGMPYSDPVADGETIQRSNQQALENGMTVTMLFEQLQGIRQQGITVPVLLMGYLNPVVQFGVEKFCQQCQAVGVDGLILPDLPLEVYEREYQPLFAKYGLQVVFLVTPQTSAARVRQLDTLADGFIYLVAAAGTTGAQTDMNADVDAYLSRTKALGLRNPTLVGFGISDAASFAAAGRHTTGAIIGSAFIRLLQNTPAEGRTAAIRKFVAGIRPVASLS; this comes from the coding sequence ATGAACCGCCTCACCCACCTATTCCAACGCAAAACCACTGACGTACTCAACGTCTATTTCACCGCCGGCTTTCCGCAGTTGCATGACACCGTGCCAATTTTAAAAGCGCTGCAAGACGCCGGGGCCGACCTCGTCGAGATTGGTATGCCCTACTCCGACCCCGTGGCCGACGGCGAAACCATTCAGCGCAGCAACCAGCAGGCCCTCGAAAACGGCATGACCGTGACCATGCTCTTCGAACAGCTGCAAGGCATTCGCCAGCAAGGCATTACGGTGCCGGTTCTACTCATGGGCTACCTCAACCCGGTAGTGCAGTTTGGGGTCGAGAAGTTTTGCCAGCAGTGCCAGGCCGTGGGCGTCGACGGCCTGATTTTGCCCGACCTGCCGCTCGAAGTGTACGAGCGTGAGTACCAGCCGCTGTTTGCAAAATATGGTCTGCAAGTAGTCTTCCTCGTGACGCCGCAGACCAGTGCCGCCCGCGTGCGCCAGCTCGATACCCTGGCCGATGGCTTCATCTACCTGGTGGCCGCCGCCGGCACCACCGGCGCCCAAACCGACATGAACGCCGACGTGGATGCCTACCTCAGCCGCACCAAGGCGCTGGGTTTGCGCAACCCTACCCTCGTGGGTTTTGGTATCAGCGACGCGGCGAGCTTTGCGGCGGCTGGCCGGCACACTACGGGCGCCATCATCGGCAGCGCATTTATCCGGCTCTTGCAAAACACGCCAGCCGAAGGGCGCACGGCGGCCATTCGGAAGTTTGTGGCGGGCATTCGGCCCGTGGCTAGCCTGTCTTAA